In Bdellovibrio sp. GT3, one genomic interval encodes:
- a CDS encoding NADH-quinone oxidoreductase subunit J, whose product MTADAFLFWFLAIVTLGSGLMVILLKNPIYSALSLAMTMVGIAALFVTLNAFFIAGVQLIVYAGAVMVLFTMVIMLFDLKQDISAFTRGKFTGIMKIMSVGLLAGLIFGSIYATVNLMNLKTTDNPVLVGTGMETTKALGQILFTKYIFGFEALGVLLLVIAVGAVALSRSKGGTHER is encoded by the coding sequence GTGACAGCAGACGCTTTTCTATTTTGGTTTTTGGCGATCGTAACATTGGGCTCTGGCCTGATGGTGATCCTTTTGAAGAACCCGATTTATTCGGCATTGAGCCTGGCAATGACCATGGTGGGTATCGCGGCCTTGTTCGTGACTCTAAACGCCTTCTTTATTGCGGGCGTTCAGCTGATCGTTTATGCAGGCGCGGTGATGGTACTTTTCACGATGGTTATCATGCTTTTCGACTTGAAACAGGATATCTCCGCATTCACACGCGGTAAGTTCACGGGCATTATGAAAATCATGTCCGTCGGGTTGTTGGCTGGTCTGATCTTTGGTTCCATCTACGCAACTGTTAACCTGATGAATCTTAAGACAACAGATAATCCGGTTTTGGTTGGCACAGGTATGGAAACAACCAAGGCTCTTGGGCAGATTCTATTCACAAAATATATCTTTGGCTTTGAAGCTCTAGGCGTTCTTCTTTTGGTGATCGCTGTAGGCGCAGTAGCTCTTTCACGCAGTAAAGGTGGAACACATGAACGCTGA
- the nuoK gene encoding NADH-quinone oxidoreductase subunit NuoK, with amino-acid sequence MNADFINNIGLTHYLVLASILFAMGMAGVLLRRNVIVLLMSVELMLNSVNLTFIAFSKFLGLLDGHIMVFFVMTIAAAEAAVGLALAVSIFKRFNEVNIRFFEHLKG; translated from the coding sequence ATGAACGCTGATTTCATCAATAACATCGGCCTTACACACTATTTGGTTCTGGCTTCAATTTTGTTCGCAATGGGTATGGCGGGCGTTTTGCTTCGTCGTAACGTAATCGTCCTGTTGATGTCCGTAGAGTTGATGCTGAATTCAGTGAATTTGACATTCATCGCATTCAGTAAATTCCTGGGCCTGCTTGATGGTCACATCATGGTGTTCTTTGTAATGACTATCGCGGCAGCTGAGGCGGCGGTGGGTCTGGCACTGGCAGTATCGATCTTTAAACGCTTTAACGAAGTGAATATTCGCTTCTTTGAGCACTTGAAAGGATAG